From one Solanum lycopersicum chromosome 12, SLM_r2.1 genomic stretch:
- the LOC138340461 gene encoding uncharacterized protein, with protein MEKVHSSRFSIHLDSTMIYRDLREVYWWEGMKKGIAEFVDKGPNCQQVKVKHQRLGGLIGLDLVHQAIEKVKVTQDRLKMEQIRQKSYIDVRGRPLKFEWLGDPSLIGPTDNVGTKDSLSYEEIPDHILDRKVRKLRTKEVASVKVLWGNQFVEELTWKAEKDMKKRYPHLFESGENTDLGTKFSS; from the exons atggagaAAGTTCATAGCTCCAGATTTTCCATTCATTTGGATTCCACAATGATATACCGCGATTTGAGAGAAGtttattggtgggaaggtatgaagaagggAATTGCTGAGTTTGTTGACAAAGGCccgaattgccaacaagtaaaggtAAAACACCAAAGGCTGGGAG GGTTGATAGGGCtagatctagttcaccaagctatAGAAAAGGTGAAAGTTACTCAAGATAGATTGAAAATGGAACAGATTCGCCAAAAGTCCTATATAGACGTTAGGGGAAGGCCGTTAAAGTTTGAG TGgttgggtgatccttcattgattggTCCAACTGACAATGTTGGGACTAAGGATAGCTTATCCTATGAAGAGATTCCAGATCACATTTTAGATCGtaaagttcgcaagttgagaactAAAGAAGTTGCatcagtcaaggtcctttgggggaaccaatttgttgaagaattaACTTGGAAAGCTGAGAAGGATATGAAgaaaagatatccacatctctttgaatccggaGAGAATACAGATCTGggtactaaattctcttcttag